The Saprospiraceae bacterium genome contains the following window.
CAAGTATTTAGCTAGTCAAAATCTGACTTATACTTGGATCTCTGGAACCGCAATATTTTCATACACATGGTAAGCAGGAACTACAGATCATTATACACTTTTGCGGCTCGATTTATTTTAATCTTGTTAGCTGCATTATTGTTCTCCTTGCTTATTGCTTGTTGTAATAAAGCATTGGCACAAGCTGAAGTTAATTTTGTAAATCAGAAAGGATTACCGGCAATAGGGGATACTATACCAACCCGGTCATTTATCGCTCGATATAGCTCTGGTACCGGTGAAGCTCAAATATTAAAGATTGGATACGGTTTTACTTTATCCGGAGATTCAATTAATCCACCGGCTTCTGGATCAACTCCAAACATAATAACACCAACGACGTTAAACAGTCAGGAGTTTGATTATAATCCAACTGGATTTGGAACAGCTGACATCATCCGGATAAGCTCTGATGCAAATTGTAATTCAATTACATCATTGGATGCACAATCAGATGGAGAAAAGAAAATCTTTAGAAACGTAGGTTCTTATCCAGTGTTTTTTCTAGGAGAACACACCTGGGGAACCGCTGCTAATCGAATAAAGACAAATAGGGCAGTGGCAGTCTATCCGGGCGAAGAAGCTACACTCACATACGATGGAACTTTGTCTCGATGGTTTGTAAATAAAACAACAAACGATGCAAATCCAAAAGATGTAAAAATATTTTCTTCTTTGTATTCCAGCACAGCATCTGATTACTCAGAATTAAGTACTGCAACCTCCGGTGGATCTATTGGTAATACTGCAAGTTCTGCTAATACATTCGGAGGTCTTAGTTTATCTACTTCAACAAGTTCATCCGGAGCTGCTGAAATTTATCATACGTCTGGAAGCTTTTCATATTTTAATAAAGCATTTATTTATACGCAAACAAACGTAAATTTTCCAGCATTGTCGGATGGTACCAATACGTATACGTATGAATACCGCATCACAAATGCACCTGGAAATACTGCAACCGGAGGCAATTCATCTTGTGGAATTCGCTACACACACGGAACAAATTCAGGTAGATTTTTTGGATTTACAAAAAACTCAGGTGGTTCAGAAACTACTGTTGATTTAGGTATAACAGTTACTGCAAATAAAACCTACACACTTCGAATTGAATTTGATATAGAAGGATATACCTATTGGTATATTGATGGTGTTGCAGTTGGCTTTGGATTTAGTACACCGCCATCACTTGCAACGTGCACATCTTCGCATGTAATAGTAAAATCAGCGGGTACAACAGCACGTACCGCAATATTGCAATCATTCCTGACAGGAGCAATTTATCCGTAATGAATTATATACTTATATACTTGTTTTGTCTTTTTCAATTGCCTACAATTGATTTTCCACGGAATGTAAATGCAGTTGAAACAAGTACTACAACAGCATTAATCATTTGGGATGAAACGGATAGTTATTGTAATTACTTATTACGGTACCGGATCCGGATTTCTCCAGGAGTGTATGCTGATTGGCAACCGTGGCAGAATTACAACGGTGGACAGTTCAATTCTCATTTATTTGAAGGTCTAGAACCAGCAACCTTTTATCAATATGAAATTTTTGCATCCATAAGAAAAGAAAATTCACAAGTAGTAACCAATTGGTTTGAAACAAAATAAAATTTATTGTAGATGGAACATCTCGTTAATCAATTTGCAGAGCATGGAGTACCCACATTGGTACTTGGATTTATTCTTTGGTTTATCCTGCGTCCTATTGTGCAGTCTTTTACCAGGTTGCTAGATAAGCAAACTGATACGCTCAGTCAATTGCTTAATAATTCAGATCGATCCATGGATCGCCATGAAGAAATGCACAGCGACATTAAAGAAATTAAATCCGGAGTCAATACTTTACTCAAAAGATAATATGAAAACATCTTGCATTGTAAAATTAGCCGTTGTTGGTATTGGAGCATTTTTACTGATTTCCTATTTAAGTAAAAAGAAATTAATTATACCACCACCTTCCGTTAAGCCAGAAGTTGATTCTGGTTTTGATGATTTTATTGAAATTGGGCCAACTCGCATGAATGGTTTTGGTGGACCCAGAATGAATGGCATTCCTAAAAAATCTCGCAATGTCATTGTATGACCTTCAATTGGAAAATTGCATTCGCAACGGTCCTTGGAATTATACTCCTGGGATCAAGTGCAAAATCTCAATCTAATGATGATCCAGAACTTGATGAAATGGTAAAACTATTTTTAGACTCACTTACAAAATCTTTTGGCCCACTCAATGAAGCGCAGGCTAAAAGTGTCGCTCAAATTGTTTTATCATTTCTGAATTACGGTGATCGCGATTTACGCAAGCTTGCTTACATCCTTGCAACCGCATGGCATGAATCAAAACTTCTTCTAGTAAAAGAAAAAAGATGTGCTGTTGGTACAAATTGTTACAAGCTTCAAGAAGCTTATTGGTATAGCAATTATTATGGCCGTGGATTTGTTCAGCTTACACATGAAGACAATTATAAACGAATTGGCAATGCTTTGGGTGTCCCTCTGGCTTCTAATCCTGATTTAGCTCTTGATAGGGTAGTGTCGGCTGATATCCTCGTGCGTGGGATGATGGAAGGCCTGTTTACTGGGGTTGCATTAAGTCGCTACATCTACGGTGCATTTGTAGATTATTTCAATGCACGTAAAGTAGTAAACCGCATCGATCAGGCTGAATTGATTGCCGGATATACTGCAAGCATTATTAAACAACTTGAATACCCAATTGCCTAAATACTAAGCTATGAAAGACATCGTAATTTTAGCACAAAGTGAATTCGATTTAGTACCTGGTGTATTAATTGATTTTATATCCGATATCGACTCTGTAAAAACAGGATATCGATTCACATTTTTTGAAGGTGATAAAATTACTCCTTTCGAACCTTCCTTTTACTTTGCATTGGTTGATGAAGCAAAAGGTGTTTATAAAATATTTGCACAGCTTCCAGTAACTGCAAAAGTTCAGGAAATTAAAAATACAATCACTTCGATACTCAACGGTCGCTACACTTTTGAAGGCGATAAAGTTCTAGATTCATTAGGTGGTGGCCGTCAGGTATCGACACGCGATGTAAAACTTGGCAATCAACAAAATGGGGGAGGGATCCTGCCTTTTGATATTTTGCCTCAATGGCTTCAAAATCTTATGAATGCTCTTGGGCTTGGTGGCCTAAGTCTACCATGGTGGCTGTTTGCAACTGTTAGTGCTTTTGCAATGACCAAACTCGCTCAAAAGGAGTCCAATAAAATCATTTGGGGGCTCTTGGCTGGGCTTTCTGGTATTGCAGCAATAAAAGCTTACAAAAACAAATAAGTCATGGCATACGCTGAATTATACATTTATACACAAACCGGTTGCCCGCATTGTACAGCTGTTGAACCGGTAATTGATGATTTGAAAGCTAATTTCTCAAATGTTGCAATTATCAATTTAAGGCTTGGCACCACTGATGATGCTAATCATAAACTTGCTCAAGTTTTTGGAATTAAATTAACTCCATCTGCGGTTATCGTCGAAAATGACAAGCCAACTCTTTATGAGGGCCAAGATCCATTTAATTCTGGCCAGCTTAGGGCAGATTACCAAAAAGCAATTGCAAATGGATCTAAGAAAAATACAACATTGCCAGGCTCAAATACTACAACACGGCCGGGTCCACCAGTTGTCGTAGATCCTGGACCGGATCAATCCAACACAAATAATAAACCAATACTGGTAGCTGCAGGAATAGTGGCTGCTTTAATCCTTATAAAATAGCTAAACCGATGAATCGCAACACTAAAGTCTTAATTGCCGGCGGGCTGATTCTTACTGGGGGGTTTTTGATTTTCATGAATTATCAAAGATCTAAACAGAGGGAAGAATATGCCCGCCTTCTTAGTTTACTCCAACAGCGCAATGGTTATGCTGAGCCTCCTCGCAATACGCCGGAGTGGCAAAATTGGGTCCAGTATGTAATTGGTGCTTATGGGTTTTCTGAAACGCTTTGGGCTCCAGGTGGAATTTTTAATGGTACCAGCGTTCCAAATATCACCGACAAAAGCTTTTGGCAAAACTTATTCAACAAAGACCCTAATTGGTCTCAGATCTTATTGAATTACAATTTTTTACCTTAAACCCTATATCATGAATAAAATCTATTCCTGGCTTGCAAGCCAAATGCTTTCTAAAGTCTTGGGTGACAAAAAAACGCTTATCCTTGGTTGGACTAGTTCGATCCTTGGAGCATTTAATATCCTTTTCTCTAGCGATAATGTTCAGGCGCTTTGTCAAAACATTGGCTGGTGTCTAGATGGAAATGCCTGGTGGGGAACACTGCTTACCATCATTGGCCAGCTTACCATAGCAGCCCGTTATGCAACCGGTCAAAAATATGGGGATCCCAATTACAAGTAAATTAATTATTCATAATCTAAAAGCGGGATTGGTTTAACGCTTCCCGGCACCTGGACTTTCGGGGCCTCGTGTCGGGTTTTTCAAATCGGCTTCATCCGTGTTTTTAGTAAATATTTTCGTCTTTTTATCCTAAAAGCCAATTGTCTCCTAGGATGATTGGCTTTTTTAAAGTCAAATCATGATCACTTTAACTTATCCTTCGCTTGATTGGGAAGCTGCAGGTATCTGTATTAGAATACAAGCTTTATTAGCTTCACATAATCACAAAATTTTTGTTGTTCCTAGACATTTAGGCCATGACAAAAAAATAGTTTGCCAAAGGCTTAGTAAAACCAAAACGCTCTTCATCATTGCAACTAAGAAGAAGTTTGATAAAGCATTGTTGAAGGAAATTGAATTTTACTATAAAAACAGAAAGAAAGCAAATATTGTACAGTTTTCTCCTGTCGTTCCATTTTGGAATCGACCAACTGGTTTAAATACAAGAATTTATAAAGTCGGTAAGAAATCTTATACCTATTTAACTACATTGTTGAAGGAGCGTCATTCTTTAATGTACTGTGATGATGAAGAATCAAGACTTGTTGAAACGCTGATTATTACAATGTTGATGATTAAAAGATTCAATAAGTCACCAGAAAATCAATAGATTTATTCTTACATAAATTTTTCAATCTGCAAGAATTTATACCTAATTTCTGTGCACAATACTTTAACTTTGTCATTGTCAATTTGTGCAATTTCATCTATTGTTGCTTTCGTATCCGATATTTCTTTTCGGTCAAAATCATTTCCTTTATAATTTTTATTTTGATTAATTATTAAATCTATGTAGTTATTTGCATTAGCTAAATTGTTTGTAGTAAGTTCTGCAAAATTATTGTCGTTGTTCAATTGAAAAGCTCTCTTAAAATGCAAAGCGGCTCCAATTGAAAAATTATAGGATTTATACAAATCATGCTGAGCGTTGTAATCACTAATTATACTGCAGACATTTCCCATGCCTACAAAGGCTAGTTTTTGTAACTCATTCATTTTTTTAATATGGAAATTATATTTTGTATCTTGATCAATGTTGCTTTTGGTTATTGTATCGCTAACAGCAGAAAGTTCATATTTGAAGATAGAAAACCCAACGACACCAAACAATCCGAAAAGGATAGTGACAAAGTAGATTAATCTATCACTTTCTCTGTTTATCATTTCTGAATAACGAATTTGCTCTGCC
Protein-coding sequences here:
- a CDS encoding fibronectin type III domain-containing protein produces the protein MNYILIYLFCLFQLPTIDFPRNVNAVETSTTTALIIWDETDSYCNYLLRYRIRISPGVYADWQPWQNYNGGQFNSHLFEGLEPATFYQYEIFASIRKENSQVVTNWFETK
- a CDS encoding thioredoxin family protein encodes the protein MAYAELYIYTQTGCPHCTAVEPVIDDLKANFSNVAIINLRLGTTDDANHKLAQVFGIKLTPSAVIVENDKPTLYEGQDPFNSGQLRADYQKAIANGSKKNTTLPGSNTTTRPGPPVVVDPGPDQSNTNNKPILVAAGIVAALILIK